One region of Atribacterota bacterium genomic DNA includes:
- a CDS encoding HAD family hydrolase, with translation MNANQNTWIKAVFFDMGGTLEDVYYDSGIRLNASQIILQILRQNNLDPGLTIKDFHELLTSSLKDYNAKKIKNNKEIRGADFWNKYVFKDFNISETKVNHIAELLTFFLETMYFQRTMREEVPYVLERIKHKGLKVGCISNIMGTIQVPYCLQSYGILEYFDTIILSCLYGLRKPDPGIFHYAARMVKVKPAQCVYVGDTISRDIIGSKNAGFGLSILIPSFLTKKNDSLVKSEKINPDIVIQNLKELLEVI, from the coding sequence ATGAATGCAAATCAAAATACCTGGATTAAGGCTGTTTTTTTTGATATGGGTGGTACCTTGGAAGATGTTTATTATGATTCCGGTATAAGACTAAACGCCTCTCAAATTATCTTACAGATTCTCCGTCAAAACAATTTGGACCCTGGCTTAACAATCAAAGACTTTCATGAATTATTAACGAGCAGTCTTAAAGATTATAATGCTAAAAAAATAAAAAATAATAAGGAAATCAGGGGGGCTGATTTCTGGAATAAATATGTATTTAAAGATTTTAATATTTCTGAGACCAAAGTTAACCACATAGCTGAATTGCTAACCTTTTTTTTAGAAACAATGTATTTTCAAAGGACAATGCGGGAAGAAGTACCTTACGTGTTAGAAAGAATAAAACACAAAGGTCTTAAGGTAGGCTGTATCAGTAATATTATGGGTACTATTCAGGTTCCTTATTGCCTGCAAAGCTATGGGATATTAGAATATTTTGATACTATAATTCTATCGTGTTTATATGGTTTGAGAAAACCCGATCCTGGTATTTTTCATTATGCAGCGAGGATGGTCAAGGTGAAACCGGCTCAATGTGTTTATGTTGGTGATACGATTTCACGTGACATTATTGGTTCAAAAAATGCCGGTTTTGGCTTATCCATATTAATTCCTTCTTTTCTCACTAAAAAAAATGATTCACTGGTAAAAAGTGAAAAAATAAACCCGGATATTGTTATCCAAAATTTAAAAGAACTGTTAGAAGTTATCTAA